A genomic segment from Klebsiella africana encodes:
- a CDS encoding helix-turn-helix domain-containing protein codes for MDWHKADIIAALHKKGISLAALSRENGLADSTLANALTKHWPKGERIIAEALGRTPQEIRHSRYYDEDGKPIIKAFQKQM; via the coding sequence ATGGATTGGCACAAAGCAGACATCATTGCAGCACTTCACAAGAAAGGCATTTCACTAGCCGCCCTAAGCAGAGAGAACGGCTTAGCAGATTCAACACTGGCTAATGCTCTAACAAAGCACTGGCCTAAAGGTGAAAGAATCATTGCTGAGGCTTTAGGCAGAACACCACAAGAGATTCGGCATAGCCGATACTATGATGAAGATGGTAAACCCATCATCAAAGCCTTTCAGAAACAAATGTGA